A DNA window from Aphis gossypii isolate Hap1 unplaced genomic scaffold, ASM2018417v2 Contig00395, whole genome shotgun sequence contains the following coding sequences:
- the LOC126553991 gene encoding uncharacterized protein LOC126553991 — protein MLDFLRPTMTNRETESNVKDIDNENSIQTDNEDDKSVNSDEEYGMVVGEDISVSDIFDDKKQIKKKQDCKRRKKEKTKDPDQQFETKIPSILNNRKSEPDNANKSLLLSLLPEFKTVDQNHKSQLYIDILNKIQNFKRTHSQVSNNPYYLPQMISNYHKQFQTQPSHGEPYTGLSYSYPQNLNPSSIIEYPSASNSVSIPPLVYSVPHFNSTPTPQHDIN, from the exons ATGTTAGATTTTTTGCGTCCAACTATGACTAATCGAGA aactgAAAGTAATGTTAAAGACATAGACAATGAAAACAGCATACAAACAGACAATGAGGATGATAAAAGTGTTAACAGTGATGAAGAGTATGGCATGGTAGTCGGGGAAGATATCTCTGTTTCGGATATTTTTGATGAcaagaaacaaattaaaaagaaacaaGATTGCAAACGccgtaaaaaagaaaaaaccaaAGATCCGGATCAACAATTTGAAACTAAGATtccttcaattttaaataatcgtaaaaGTGAACCAGACAATGCTAATAAATCTCTTCTTTTATCCCTCTTACCAGAATTTAAAACAGTAGATCAAAACCATAAGTCACAGTTatacattgatatattaaacaaaatacaaaattttaaaagaacccATTCTCAAGTTTCTAACAATCCATATTATCTTCCACAAATGATCAGTAATTATCACAAACAGTTTCAAACACAACCATCACATGGTGAACCATATACAGGTCTTTCCTATTCCTACCCACAAAATTTAAACCCTAGTTCCATTATTGAGTACCCATCAGCAAGTAATTCCGTTTCTATTCCACCACTCGTTTATAGTGTACCTCACTTTAATTCCACTCCAACACCTCAACAtgatattaactaa
- the LOC126553997 gene encoding ataxin-8-like, with protein sequence MALRDHDYVIPANHEEVGVPNLNLFLQDHNYAQRPAAIQIQEEQEGNQRQAEEKEEDQQQQQQGDQPQAEGEDQPQAEEQEDQPQAEEQEENQPQEEGEKEQQQARTYRTIPGIRLNSKFYVDNFGYKYYKKKLLINRIKALL encoded by the coding sequence ATGGCATTGAGAGATCATGACTATGTCATTCCAGCAAATCACGAAGAAGTCGGTGTTCCAAATCTCAACCTCTTCCTACAAGACCACAACTACGCCCAACGTCCTGCTGCCATTCAGATTCAAGAAGAACAAGAAGGAAATCAACGACAAGCAgaagaaaaagaagaagatcaacaacagcaacaacaaGGAGATCAACCTCAGGCAGAAGGAGAAGATCAACCACAGGCAGAAGAACAAGAAGATCAGCCACAGGCAGAGGAACAAGAAGAAAATCAGCCACAAGAAGAAGGAGAAAAAGAACAACAACAAGCAAGAACATATAGGACAATCCCTGGCATTCGGCTCAACTCAAAATTTTATGTTGATAATTTtgggtataaatattataaaaaaaagttactcaTCAATAGAATCAAGGCACTGTTATAG
- the LOC126553984 gene encoding uncharacterized protein LOC126553984 yields the protein MANDLMAKSEANSLLNEISNYEFILSLVIWYDILEKVNIVSKNLQSQNMEIRTSIKMVYGLLEHLKQYKTTGFNSAKNKANKLASEIDIPIIFKCCRIRKKKKMFSYEHDDEPISNEEDRFRIDYFQVIVNRAIESINKRFGPVRIIFE from the coding sequence ATGGCAAATGATTTAATGGCTAAAAGTGAAGCTAATTCGTTATTAAAcgaaattagtaattatgaatttatacttAGCCTTGTTATATGGtatgatattttagaaaaGGTGAATATTGTAAGTAAGAATCTTCAATCCCAGAATATGGAAATCAGAACTTCTATAAAAATGGTATACGGTCTTTTAGAACatttgaaacaatataaaacaacagGATTCAATTCTGCAAAAAATAAAGCAAATAAACTGGCTTCAGAAATAGACAtcccaattatttttaagtgttgtCGTATAAGAAAGAAAAAGAAGATGTTTAGTTATGAGCATGACGATGAACCAATTTCAAATGAGGAAGATCGTTTTCGCAttgattattttcaagttattgTTAATCGTGCAATAGAATCTATTAATAAACGTTTTGGACCAGTTAGAATCATATTCGaataa